The following is a genomic window from Phaeodactylum tricornutum CCAP 1055/1 PHATR_bd_32x35 genomic scaffold, whole genome shotgun sequence.
TGTTATTACAACCTTTCAGCTTTGTCCAAAAACGAGCTTTTTCGCTATCTGGGGCGGCCAATAGCTGGTAAAAGACGTGGTATGTACGTTCTTCGGGGTCGTGCGCAACGATACGgctcttttccaacaagtaGACTTCACAAGTGCTTCCAGCGAGCTTGCATTTCGACTCAGTCTTGTTTCCAAAGTTCATTAGGCCTGCTTCGCTATTATCAAATTGAAGCTGGAGGTATTTTCCAAAGCGAGATGAGTTGTCGTTACGACGGGTCTTGGCGTTTCCAAAGGCTTCAAGCAGAGGGTTCGAGTCAACAACGCGCTGAACGACGGGGTCAAGACCAGAATCTCCGGCCTTGCCGGGACCCTTTTGCACACTAGCCATGTGATTCATGCAAATTTTCACTGTTTCCGTCTTTCCTGCTCCTGATTCTCCGGAGACGAGAATGGACTGGTCATTTCCTCCGAATGCCAAGCCCTTGTACGAAAGAGACGACACTTCATACACATGCGGATCCATCCCTTCACGAGCATCCTTGTCGGTATCGTTCCACACCAAACGATTGGAGTAAAATACCCGTTTCTGCTCCGTGTATAGATCGTTGAACCACTTGAATGGATTGACGGCGATCACGATGTCTCCTGTTCGGGTGTACGGATTTCCGTTCATGTGACGATTTTTAAGATTGTAAAGAATACCTGCCTAAAAGAAAAAGCAGACAATGTTAGAAATGGGATTCACACAGAAGATACTCACTATATAGATAGCTCAAAAAGTCTGTGGTTTCTGTCCACAAGCTTGGCTGCAATGACTTACTTCATGGAGGTATGGGAGGTGAACCATGTCGGCATATTGGTGCAGATTTCCTTTGCCGTCGACATTCTGGAGAGGGAGAACCTTGTGCGGGTAATCCTTTAGGTTAACTGTCCTCTCTTCGACACCCTTCCCAGATCGACCACCATCCGAGACGATCGCTTGTTCGTTCGCGTATTTAGGAATGGAAACGACGGCTTTGTCTCCTTTCGTTTCAATGAGTGTTGCTGGAACCCAGGCAAATTCTTTGTCATGAACATAGACGAAAGTATCCTTCTTTTCTCCTTTATCCTTGCCCATGTTCGTTCTGTTTTTTCGATAGAGTTGCAATTTGGCAGAAGCGCTGTTGACCTCTGAATATAATTTGATATTTTGACGACTGATGCTGAAACTCTTCACAAATCCGAGAAAAGTGGCCCAACGAACAAGAGCGAATGGCTCGTGACCGTGCTGAACAGGCATTTGCCGTAGCGATGCCTACAAACGCTACCAGAGGGCCTTTTTGCTCAATGACCAAATGACCGATAAAAATGAAACCAAGAGAGCAAGTGTTTGAAAGACGCTACGACCGAGTGTGACTCCGCTCATCCTTTGTAGAGATATATCGGACATGTCCTTCCGAATATATACTTGGGCCTAGGTCTTGACGGGCTTTTCCACTATTGAAATACATATGGGTTGGCAATCTAGTGGCCATATTTAGCGTTCCGTCAGGAAGATCGTCGCGCCAGGTGAAACATCTATGATTTGTGTCAGACGCAAGGGAACGCTCGTCTTTTCAAACCTCATGTGAACCCGTAAATGCTCTGCGTCCAATCCTACTGCTTTCAACGAAACACTTTGAAAAAAATTAGTTCACcgaaaaatcgctatttATGTCTACTGACAGTAAATAAAAACATGAATTAATGTAAGCCAAGCAACGTAATCACCCTTCAGAATCCAAACAGTCAGACATCGTCATGTTAGGTTTGCTTGTTTCTCTGTCCAGTCCTGACATGACTCCTTTCGACAAGCTTTCACATCCTAGTGTGCACAACAATGACGGAGTACAGGTGTAGGACGATCCCGCCCCTTCAAAACGAGACTTCATGCTTTTTGCGGCGAAATACAGCCTGTGTCTCAATGCCACGCCGCCTACAAGTTTTAATGATACAGATCAAGTCAATCTTTAGTCCAAAAACAAATATGTCATTCATATACGTGCATTATCATTAGTGTTGACTGGTAGATAGAAGAGCGCTTGGTGGTAATCACATGTCGACCTCGGCTTCGAGGGCTGCCATTATAGATTTCGATTCAGCTTCACATTCGAGCGCAATTACGCAAGTATCTTCAACAATCTGAGGCTCTTTGCTTGTTTCCTGGATCATATTCAGAATCCGCGCCATCGTTTTTTGGTATTCAAGGCGAGTCTCGGCTTGAGTCATGTAGTCATCTTGTCGCTTCATGCAATCTTCTTTCAGAGTTTTGTTCTGcttcttggccttttcaagTGTGGTAAGGAGGTCCTCGTTCTTGTTGTTAACCTTGCCTGTATCGTCATTGAGCTCCTCGAAATTTTCCCCAGTGTTTTCATTGGCTGCGATGAGCTTGTCGTTGTTTGACTTCACCACATCAAACTTGTCCTTGATTTTGTCATGATCTTTGCGAATTTTCTTGTTCTCTTTCTTCAAGAATTCGATCAATTTCGTCTGCTCCTCGagttttttcttttgttgggCAGCAAGCTTCTTGGGTTCCATCATAGCCTTACGAGCAGACTCACTCGTATCCTCCCGGAGCTGCTCCAATTCACGCTGAGCTTGCTCTTTGCGCTCTTCCGCTTCTAGAAGCTTTTTCTCTCTGTGCTCATCAGCATCGTCCAATTGCTTTTTCAGGCTTTTAATTTGATCTTCATACTTTTGCTTATCGTTCTGTCGTTTCATCATGCGCTCTTCCTTTGCACTTTCTGCCAATTCTCGCGCCGCCCGTGCTTCCCGTTCTGCAGCTTCACGCGCCTCGCGTTCAGCTTCAGCCCTTCCTTTAACCAGATCGGAAAACTGCTTACGGACCAGGAACCCTCGAGCATATTTTTGAATAGTCGCAGCCTGCGTGTCGAAGCCTGTTTGACGGTTGGACTCGAGGTATTCCAAGGCACCCGCACGAAAGTAAGTTTTGGTACGTCCAACGACGAATGCTTTTTTCACCAGTCCCTTGTCATCAATCTCCTGTTTGCATTTCAAGGCTTCGGTCATCATAGCATCGCAATCACATCGGAGCGCCTCATCATGAGCCATTCCATTGTTCTTGATAGAGGGATAGGCATTCTTATCCCACGTCGAGCTGTACCGAAAACGGACTGCACTGTTGTCCAGTCGATTGGGAAAAGCAGAACGGGCCAACGTGACGGCAGCAACTACACCCGCACATCGTAGCTGCTCGACAGTCGGGACGTGCTCCATGACATTTGGTACTTTCTTCATGTTAGGCTTGATACAACGAATGTAGCGAGAATTTGTTTTGCGCAAGTTACCCATGAGCGAGGCAAGCTGAGTCTTGTACTTGCCCCAAACTGTAGGAGCAACAATGTTGCTGCGTTGGCGCTTAGGCGGGCCTCTCTTTGCCCGAGCAacagcttcgtcgtcgtgctTCTTGTTGATTATGTCGTTGTCGGACATCAGCCCAATATCTTCAAGATCTGTCGGCAGAGTATCCTGGTTACTGGTGACGAATTTATCGGCGTCGTACATGACCTTACCAGCATAGTGATGGACACCAAACGACATACGATCCATCATGTTCACAATGAGACAAGGGGAGCTTTTGTTGGATACAAGCGCTTTCTGAACAAAGTCCTGATCATTTCCTTTAGGACGCACGCATTCCTCATTCAACATTGCGAGAAGACCGGAACGACCCTCAATCAAATCGAGGACATCCGTATTGTCATCGTACTGAATTTCGGCAAGCGCGATGCCTTCAGCTTCGTACTCGGCTTGAACGGCGCGGAAAACGTCTTCGGTGAACTTTTGCTGTAGCTTTTCGTTGGCATAGTTGATGCAAAGCTGCTCAAAacggttgacaatgaaagaCTCAAAGCCAAAAATATCCAAAAGACCAATTATACCGTATTCAAAGGTTGCCATGGAACCTTTCTTGTAGTTGTCTTCAGCACACGTAGCGGCGTTGATTTCCTTGACAACCCAAAGAAATACCTTGCCGTAGACCTCCTTCGCAAAGGCATCGGCTGCATCTTTGGCAGCTTCCGTGTTGAGGGGAACCTTGTAGGTGTCGGTACGTGTTTTCATTGTCCGCTCAGTAAAAGCCAAGTTGAGATCGTTGACACCAACCCCCATCAGCTCGGCGAGGTCGGAACATTCGGTTTTGGAAGTAATCTCAGACTTGTCGCGGTCGCCGCCTTTGGCACCAAACGTCAAGTTACCACACTGCATGGTGATGCACAGAGCGCGAACCAGAGTCTTTAATTTATCACCAGAAATTCCGATGAGTTCCAAAGTGTTGATTGTGTGCTGAAAGTGCTCGGCATCCGTTTGTCCCTCGATCTTCTTCGTGTCGGTTTCGCCAACATACTTAAAGGATTTGTTCGAGGTTCCCTTCAACTTGCTCCAAAACTTGCCCTTCACGTCATCAGGGGCAGCCAAAAGCTGATAAAAGATATGATACGTACGTTCCCAGTCGTCGTGAACGCAGACGCGATTTTTCTCGAGGAGATACACATCGCATTTGCTCCCAGCAAGCAAGCAGTTCGAAACGCTTCTGCTGGTGAGGCTGCTTTCTTTCATCTTGCTGTTGTCGAATTGAAGCTGAAGATACTTTCCGAATCGTGACGAGTTATCGTTGCGACGGGTTTTGGCGTTACCGAAGGCTTCCAGGAGAGGATTGGACTCAACCACACGTTGTACGACAGGATCAAGAGATTCCTCCATACCAGGTCGAATTGGACCCTTCTGAACACTCGCCATATGATTCATACAAATTTTGACCGTCTCGGTTTTCCCCGCACCAGACTCTCCGGAAACCAAAATCGATTGATTCATCATTTCGAAAGCCAACCCTTTGTACGAAAGGGACGACACTTCGTACACGTGAGGTTCCATGCTGTCGCGAGGGTCCTGGTCGGCAGCCTCCCATACCAAACGGTTTGAGTAGTAGACACGCTTCTTTTCGGTGTAAAGATCGTGAAACCACTGGAAGGGGTTGACGGCGATCACGATGTCTCCTGTTCGGGTGTATGGCTTACCGCTCAAGTGACGCTCTTTTAAGTTGTATAAAATACCGGCCTTTGGAATGGAGAACATGAATTTCATTAGAAAACCATTCATTTGCGTACGAAGCGTCGCACATCAGCAAACAGTTCTCCACATCGTACCTCGTGCAAATAGGGAAGGCGAACCATATCAGGGTACGCGGTCAGGTTTCCGTTATGGTCGACGTTCTGTAGTGGAAGAACTTTGCTTGGGTACTCCTTGAGGTCGATCGTTTGCTGCTGTCCTTTTTTCGCGTTGCGGCCGCCATCACTCCTCATTTGTTCTTCATTCTAAAAGACGAGATAGGAAGAGCGTCAGAGACGGGCACTAGAAGGGCTTTCAAAAACCTTCAAACGTCTGAATGCGTGGGAGATACCTACCTTATACTCTGGCACGGACACAATAGCCTTGTCTCCTTTGGTGTCCTCTAGAATCGCCGGTCGCCAGGCATGATTCTTGTCCATGATGTAGACGTAAGTCGTCTGCTTCTCATCCTTGGCTACCTTCTTCACCATGATTGCTGGTCTCTGTTGAGTCGGTTTTTTGCTGCGGACAGTTTGATTCCAGACATGCGGTGACCGAGACTAtgatgaaaaggaaattgGTCCAACGAGAAAGTGAGGGCTCGAAAAGATCTCTGTCCGCGTTTATAACTGGCATTTTGCCTTGCATGCAGTACAAATCCTACCAGGTAGAAATCTTATAATGACCTTTGTACGTATCTGGCTTGGCCCGATTTCGCTATGACTTTCACGCCGCCGTTCTAGTTAGTGTATTCCATGTCTTCATGGACTACGCCAAGAACAGAAACGGAAACGCCGTCGATCGTCGTGAATTGAGTAGCGCGCTTTTTTGCGCTTTCATTAATCGTGCCCAAAGGATTTGTGAGCGCTTTTCTACACCAAGACTGACACTTTCATTCATGACCGTTTGGGAAAGCGGTATTAGAGATCGGGGACAGACCGAATTCGTGAGAGGGGGAGGCCAACCCGAGACGATCTGCACCCCGAGGACCACGATTGCCGCCAACTCGCGATGCTTTTAACAAAACGACGCGATTGTGTGCCTGGTGATCTCGTGCATGCGAAAAAACGGTTTCCTCGTGAACTCACCGAATCCAACACATCCGCAGACAATGCATTCTGTAATGTTTTGCTTTTATTCGAGCCTCAAACAATTGGAAGTAGGTATTGATTCACCTCACTTCGACCCTTAAAAGTCAGTACTGTCAACGATCAAACTTTCCACGTCGCTTTTGTACGTCGACTGGCGGCTTAGGAAGTACCCATATCGTTGTTTGCCAAACTGTTTCCGTATGATATTGATGGCAGTGGTGGAAAGCAGCGCGATCACCTACCATACGTCGATCGCCGGCATCGCCTCCCATAATTTCTATCCCCTAACCCCTGACCCTATAGTCAACGTTGGTACCTCTACTAGAATAATGACGACATACTGTTCGGCGCCTGTTGGTATGTTATACCGAAACGTTTGCGGACTTAACTTTTTTGGGCCTTGACCAGCTTTCGCCGCTCCAGGCGTTGAAAAGTCGAAAAGATCAAAAGCTAAGGAACTCCGCTAGAAGTTCTGATACAATGAGGCGTGACCCCTTCATCGAGCCCAACTTCCACACAATAAAATACTGTTGGATATTGAGAAGACACTGCCCGAATCAATGCACTACAAACACTCATACGAAGTCGACTTCTTGTACGACTACGAATCCATCAAGTGCCCTGCGTTAGTTTTAAGCTAAACGTTAAAAGGCACCGCCGTCGCTATTGCCACTACTACTCCTCCCGGCTCCCGCCTTGTCCTCGTTGCTGGCATCCTTGGCCTGCCATCCTCGTTGTCCTCCTTCACAAAAGGGTACAACGCGGCACACGATATCGCGCATTTGTAGCTGCCGTCCCAGATTCAGGCATTTTTCGCGTGGCCATGTTCCCAGACACGCCATGCCTTCCTCCCGAGCAAAGCTGGACAATTCCGTCGCCTCCTCCGATGGCATCTGCAAAACGTATTCTAGGCTTCCGGACACGTAGGTGACCGTGATTTTGGGCTTGTCAAAGGTCGATCCCATGAGCAGAATGTGAAAAGGATCGTTGATTTCCCGCGATTCTGCGGAATCCTGGAGATATTCCAAATCGGGATATTCCGTattgtcctcgtcgtcgttcgtaCGATCGTTGTCACTGCCGCGTCGTCGCCGGTTCGTTTCACTTTGGGTTCGTTCCTTCGTGGGTGGATCCATGGTCGTGGCCCCGCCGAGCGGACTCATCGCGAATCGTGTCCGTTGAGGCCCCGCCGCCGTAAACGCCATTGTCCCGTACGCCGTCGATCCCAGTAGCGTCAGGAGTGCTAGCCAAACCGCCGAAAGAATCATACCAACACTGCGCCGAGTCATGATCGTGCCGTATCCTTGGAATACAGAAAATTAGGAGGAATAGAACGAGCGTTGACACCTGCACAAGGTAGGCGGCAGCTCCGTCTCGAATGCTTGTAGATCGTAGATTGTGGCACACCTCGACATCTGACTCGTCGGAAAAATGGGATTCCTCTGGTTTCCGACTGGTTCGAGCTTTCACTCCGGGACTGATACGAACCGCTAAAATGCGTATAGAAGCGAGCGTCCCTCGGGACTTGATTGTGTGACGTGGCCGGCTAGTGTCCAGCTGCcttgattgacagtgacaagGATTGAACGTGATGAGGATTCGTTCCGAGCTGTATTTCTTCTGTTCGCTTGTCTGTGTAAGCTGTTATCTATTTTCGGTCAGCCGTTtactttacattagtgaGCGACTGTACTTCAGAAGACGGGTTCTGCCCAAACATTCGTTTTCTCACGTGGCCTCGACAAGCATTCGAAAAtcggattcacagtcatgtAGGTAAGTCTTCCCATCTTCCAGCTCAATACATTGATCTAGGACGCCGATCCCGAGGGcctttttggaacttttTAAAACCTGCCACAGGGACAAAGACGTCTTTCTTGGATTTCGATGACGCGCTTGACGGTATCGCAATCGCGTCCTGGGTGAAGCACATTGACTCTCAAGGCGAACGGGGCAGAACGGGAATTGGCCTGGACACTCGGACCCTTCGATTTCCTGCTCTTTACTTCTTTTCTCTTTTGGCTCTCCGATTAGCTATTCTTTTACACCGTGCGAGTGAATGAATGATTGAATGAATGAAAAAGTGGCGAGGATTATTAAAGGGACCGTCCTTCCGGTGCCGAGCGAGCCCAGCAGGGAGGAGACTGTTGGAATTCCAAGGAAAGCCAAGCGAGAAACATGCAAGCCAATGATTGCGAAGCAAAAAACCCAGCAGCGTCGATGAAAAAGTCGCGTAGAGGTGTAACTGAAATTTATTCCATGCAAGTCAAACACGAGGATAGTAGTCTGCCGGGAATTTCTTGGACTTTGTATGCGGTTTAGATGATGTTTTGATCAGTCCTCGTGTGGCTACTCTCTTGCAACAAAAAAGGGTCGGGCCCATCGTGGACGATTCATAGGCGCACAATTAACATCAAAGCATTCGCTACTATTGTCGTGTGATAGCTAGAAACAACGTGCATAGCTATACTCAGTACCGCCGATCCTGCTTCTCCTCAGGGAATAGAGGCAAGGTTGTCTCCGATTCAGATACATGTACCATTGCCACTATCGAGAAGACTCAGCAGAAGACCGGGATGGTAAGGATTGGCAGTAGTAAGTTAGCGCTAAAAGAAGAATCTAAGGGAATATGCCAAGCCGCCAAATTTCAGGATCGTCACGCCATCAAATCTGCGGCGCCGGAGCGACGTGGACAGTGATATCGGGAATTCGCTTTCGGCGACGGGAGCCGCTGTCATAATGGTCGGCATACCGCTGGGAACACTGCTAGGAACGTCACTAGGAACACTGCTAGGAACGTCGCTAGGAACATCGCTGGGAACGTCACTAGGAACATCGCTAGGAACGTCGCTGGGGATATCACTGGGCGTGGTGCTAGGAAAAAAGCTGGGGAGGTCACTCGGGATGTCACTTGGAACATCGCTGCGAGAGAATTGGGGAACATCAAATATAGGCACGGCAACAGTTGGAGCA
Proteins encoded in this region:
- a CDS encoding predicted protein, which translates into the protein MTRRSVGMILSAVWLALLTLLGSTAYGTMAFTAAGPQRTRFAMSPLGGATTMDPPTKERTQSETNRRRRGSDNDRTNDDEDNTEYPDLEYLQDSAESREINDPFHILLMGSTFDKPKITVTYVSGSLEYVLQMPSEEATELSSFAREEGMACLGTWPREKCLNLGRQLQMRDIVCRVVPFCEGGQRGWQAKDASNEDKAGAGRSSSGNSDGGAF